From Thamnophis elegans isolate rThaEle1 chromosome 12, rThaEle1.pri, whole genome shotgun sequence, one genomic window encodes:
- the EYA3 gene encoding eyes absent homolog 3 isoform X1, whose amino-acid sequence MEEVQDLAEQPIKKAKMQESEEQLLRQVSSSDSNDQKPESSSLASNLSISNQIMPCTDYISRSSNDYTSQMYSAKPYAHVLSVPVSETMASYSGQTQYQTLPQSQTYAVYPQTTQAYGLPPFGALWPGMKPESGLIQTPSPSQHSVLTCTTGLTTSQSSPAHYSYPIQASSTNANSISTSSPAVNISAATASISQQEYPTYTILGQSQYQPYYPSSSFGVIAPADSSTETNTLTSATYPSEKSNAMVPTQTVQRHSSDDPSTSPSLPRAAASKLVDEQSRRNMTPKNRGKRKADASSPQDNELERVFLWDLDETIIIFHSLLTGSYAQKYGKDPSLVVGFGLTMEEMIFEVADTHLFFNDLEECDQVHVEDVVSDDNGQDLSNYNFSTDGFSGSGSNANHGSTGVQGGVDWMRKLAFRYRKVREVYDKYKNNVVALLSPEKKEALQRLREDIEVLTDSWLGTALKSLLLIQSRKNCVNVLITTTQLVPALAKVLLYGLGEVFPIENIYSATKIGKESCFERIISRFGKKVTYVVIGDGRDEELAAKQHNMPFWRITNHADLVSLHQALELDFL is encoded by the exons ATGGAAGAGGTACAAGATTTAGCAGAACAGCCA ATAAAAAAGGCCAAGATGCAGGAATCAGAAGAACAACTATTAAG GCAAGTGAGCAGCTCGGACAGTAATGATCAAAAGCCCGAATCTTCAAGTCTTGCTTCAAACCTGTCTATATCTAATCAAA TCATGCCATGCACTGACTACATCTCAAGGTCATCAAATGACTATACCTCACAGATGTATTCTGCAAA GCCATATGCACACGTCCTGTCTGTACCTGTTTCTGAGACAATGGCCTCTTATTCTGGGCAGACTCAATATCAAACCCTACCACAGTCCCAGACATACGCTGTTTATCCCCAGACAACTCAAGCCTACGGACTACCTCCTTTTG GTGCACTGTGGCCAGGTATGAAACCTGAGAGTGGTTTAATTCAGACTCCATCTCCAAGTCAGCACAGTGTTCTTACCTGCACTACAGGGTTAACCACAAGCCAATCCAGCCCAGCACATTATTCTTACCCTATTCAAG CTTCAAGTACCAATGCCAACTCCATTTCCACTTCCTCACCTGCGGTCAATATTTCAGCAGCTACCGCCAGCATCTCTCAACAG gagTATCCTACATACACCATCCTTGGCCAAAGTCAGTACCAGCCATATTATCCCAGTTCAAGTTTTGGCGTGATAGCACCAGCAGACAGCAGCACAGAGACCAACACGTTGACATCTGCCACCTATCCTTCTGAAAAATCAAATGCCATGGTGCCTACTCAGACGGTGCAGAGACATTCCTCTG aTGATCCATCTACCAGTCCGTCATTGCCAAGAGCGGCTGCAAGTAAACTTGTAGATGAGCAATCTAGGAGAAACATGACTCCAAAAAACAGAGGCAAGAGGAAAGCAGACGCTTCTTCACCGCAGGACAATGAGCTTGAA CGTGTATTTCTGTGGGACTTGGATGAGACCATCATCATATTTCATTCTCTTCTGACAGGCTCATATGCCCAAAAATATGGGAAG GATCCCAGTTTAGTCGTTGGCTTTGGATTAACAATGGAAGAAATGATTTTTGAAGTGGCTGACACACACTTGTTTTTCAATGACTTGGAG GAATGTGACCAAGTACATGTAGAAGATGTTGTATCAGATGACAATGGCCAGGATTTAAG CAACTACAATTTTTCCACTGATGGCTTCAGCGGTTCAGGAAGTAATGCCAATCATGGTTCAACAGGAGTCCAGGGAGGAGTGGATTGGATGAGGAAGCTGGCATTTCGCTACCGGAAAGTACGCGAGGTCTATGATAAATACAAAAACAATGTTGTTG CTCTCCTCAGTCCTGAGAAAAAAGAAGCACTACAGCGATTAAGGGAAGATATAGAAGTGTTAACAGATTCTTGGTTGGGAACAGCATTAAAATCCCTCTTGCTCATTCAGTCCAG AAAAAATTGTGTGAATGTCCTGATAACCACCACTCAGCTAGTGCCAGCTCTGGCCAAAGTCCTGCTTTATGGACTTGGGGAAGTGTTCCCCATTGAGAATATTTATAGTGCTACAAAAATAG GTAAAGAAAGCTGTTTTGAACGAATTATCTCTCGATTTGGAAAGAAGGTCACCTACGTGGTGATTGGAGATGGCCGTGATGAAGAATTGGCAGCCAAGCAG
- the EYA3 gene encoding eyes absent homolog 3 isoform X2, with amino-acid sequence MEEVQDLAEQPIKKAKMQESEEQLLRQVSSSDSNDQKPESSSLASNLSISNQIMPCTDYISRSSNDYTSQMYSAKPYAHVLSVPVSETMASYSGQTQYQTLPQSQTYAVYPQTTQAYGLPPFASSTNANSISTSSPAVNISAATASISQQEYPTYTILGQSQYQPYYPSSSFGVIAPADSSTETNTLTSATYPSEKSNAMVPTQTVQRHSSDDPSTSPSLPRAAASKLVDEQSRRNMTPKNRGKRKADASSPQDNELERVFLWDLDETIIIFHSLLTGSYAQKYGKDPSLVVGFGLTMEEMIFEVADTHLFFNDLEECDQVHVEDVVSDDNGQDLSNYNFSTDGFSGSGSNANHGSTGVQGGVDWMRKLAFRYRKVREVYDKYKNNVVALLSPEKKEALQRLREDIEVLTDSWLGTALKSLLLIQSRKNCVNVLITTTQLVPALAKVLLYGLGEVFPIENIYSATKIGKESCFERIISRFGKKVTYVVIGDGRDEELAAKQHNMPFWRITNHADLVSLHQALELDFL; translated from the exons ATGGAAGAGGTACAAGATTTAGCAGAACAGCCA ATAAAAAAGGCCAAGATGCAGGAATCAGAAGAACAACTATTAAG GCAAGTGAGCAGCTCGGACAGTAATGATCAAAAGCCCGAATCTTCAAGTCTTGCTTCAAACCTGTCTATATCTAATCAAA TCATGCCATGCACTGACTACATCTCAAGGTCATCAAATGACTATACCTCACAGATGTATTCTGCAAA GCCATATGCACACGTCCTGTCTGTACCTGTTTCTGAGACAATGGCCTCTTATTCTGGGCAGACTCAATATCAAACCCTACCACAGTCCCAGACATACGCTGTTTATCCCCAGACAACTCAAGCCTACGGACTACCTCCTTTTG CTTCAAGTACCAATGCCAACTCCATTTCCACTTCCTCACCTGCGGTCAATATTTCAGCAGCTACCGCCAGCATCTCTCAACAG gagTATCCTACATACACCATCCTTGGCCAAAGTCAGTACCAGCCATATTATCCCAGTTCAAGTTTTGGCGTGATAGCACCAGCAGACAGCAGCACAGAGACCAACACGTTGACATCTGCCACCTATCCTTCTGAAAAATCAAATGCCATGGTGCCTACTCAGACGGTGCAGAGACATTCCTCTG aTGATCCATCTACCAGTCCGTCATTGCCAAGAGCGGCTGCAAGTAAACTTGTAGATGAGCAATCTAGGAGAAACATGACTCCAAAAAACAGAGGCAAGAGGAAAGCAGACGCTTCTTCACCGCAGGACAATGAGCTTGAA CGTGTATTTCTGTGGGACTTGGATGAGACCATCATCATATTTCATTCTCTTCTGACAGGCTCATATGCCCAAAAATATGGGAAG GATCCCAGTTTAGTCGTTGGCTTTGGATTAACAATGGAAGAAATGATTTTTGAAGTGGCTGACACACACTTGTTTTTCAATGACTTGGAG GAATGTGACCAAGTACATGTAGAAGATGTTGTATCAGATGACAATGGCCAGGATTTAAG CAACTACAATTTTTCCACTGATGGCTTCAGCGGTTCAGGAAGTAATGCCAATCATGGTTCAACAGGAGTCCAGGGAGGAGTGGATTGGATGAGGAAGCTGGCATTTCGCTACCGGAAAGTACGCGAGGTCTATGATAAATACAAAAACAATGTTGTTG CTCTCCTCAGTCCTGAGAAAAAAGAAGCACTACAGCGATTAAGGGAAGATATAGAAGTGTTAACAGATTCTTGGTTGGGAACAGCATTAAAATCCCTCTTGCTCATTCAGTCCAG AAAAAATTGTGTGAATGTCCTGATAACCACCACTCAGCTAGTGCCAGCTCTGGCCAAAGTCCTGCTTTATGGACTTGGGGAAGTGTTCCCCATTGAGAATATTTATAGTGCTACAAAAATAG GTAAAGAAAGCTGTTTTGAACGAATTATCTCTCGATTTGGAAAGAAGGTCACCTACGTGGTGATTGGAGATGGCCGTGATGAAGAATTGGCAGCCAAGCAG
- the EYA3 gene encoding eyes absent homolog 3 isoform X3, whose protein sequence is MASYSGQTQYQTLPQSQTYAVYPQTTQAYGLPPFGALWPGMKPESGLIQTPSPSQHSVLTCTTGLTTSQSSPAHYSYPIQASSTNANSISTSSPAVNISAATASISQQEYPTYTILGQSQYQPYYPSSSFGVIAPADSSTETNTLTSATYPSEKSNAMVPTQTVQRHSSDDPSTSPSLPRAAASKLVDEQSRRNMTPKNRGKRKADASSPQDNELERVFLWDLDETIIIFHSLLTGSYAQKYGKDPSLVVGFGLTMEEMIFEVADTHLFFNDLEECDQVHVEDVVSDDNGQDLSNYNFSTDGFSGSGSNANHGSTGVQGGVDWMRKLAFRYRKVREVYDKYKNNVVALLSPEKKEALQRLREDIEVLTDSWLGTALKSLLLIQSRKNCVNVLITTTQLVPALAKVLLYGLGEVFPIENIYSATKIGKESCFERIISRFGKKVTYVVIGDGRDEELAAKQHNMPFWRITNHADLVSLHQALELDFL, encoded by the exons ATGGCCTCTTATTCTGGGCAGACTCAATATCAAACCCTACCACAGTCCCAGACATACGCTGTTTATCCCCAGACAACTCAAGCCTACGGACTACCTCCTTTTG GTGCACTGTGGCCAGGTATGAAACCTGAGAGTGGTTTAATTCAGACTCCATCTCCAAGTCAGCACAGTGTTCTTACCTGCACTACAGGGTTAACCACAAGCCAATCCAGCCCAGCACATTATTCTTACCCTATTCAAG CTTCAAGTACCAATGCCAACTCCATTTCCACTTCCTCACCTGCGGTCAATATTTCAGCAGCTACCGCCAGCATCTCTCAACAG gagTATCCTACATACACCATCCTTGGCCAAAGTCAGTACCAGCCATATTATCCCAGTTCAAGTTTTGGCGTGATAGCACCAGCAGACAGCAGCACAGAGACCAACACGTTGACATCTGCCACCTATCCTTCTGAAAAATCAAATGCCATGGTGCCTACTCAGACGGTGCAGAGACATTCCTCTG aTGATCCATCTACCAGTCCGTCATTGCCAAGAGCGGCTGCAAGTAAACTTGTAGATGAGCAATCTAGGAGAAACATGACTCCAAAAAACAGAGGCAAGAGGAAAGCAGACGCTTCTTCACCGCAGGACAATGAGCTTGAA CGTGTATTTCTGTGGGACTTGGATGAGACCATCATCATATTTCATTCTCTTCTGACAGGCTCATATGCCCAAAAATATGGGAAG GATCCCAGTTTAGTCGTTGGCTTTGGATTAACAATGGAAGAAATGATTTTTGAAGTGGCTGACACACACTTGTTTTTCAATGACTTGGAG GAATGTGACCAAGTACATGTAGAAGATGTTGTATCAGATGACAATGGCCAGGATTTAAG CAACTACAATTTTTCCACTGATGGCTTCAGCGGTTCAGGAAGTAATGCCAATCATGGTTCAACAGGAGTCCAGGGAGGAGTGGATTGGATGAGGAAGCTGGCATTTCGCTACCGGAAAGTACGCGAGGTCTATGATAAATACAAAAACAATGTTGTTG CTCTCCTCAGTCCTGAGAAAAAAGAAGCACTACAGCGATTAAGGGAAGATATAGAAGTGTTAACAGATTCTTGGTTGGGAACAGCATTAAAATCCCTCTTGCTCATTCAGTCCAG AAAAAATTGTGTGAATGTCCTGATAACCACCACTCAGCTAGTGCCAGCTCTGGCCAAAGTCCTGCTTTATGGACTTGGGGAAGTGTTCCCCATTGAGAATATTTATAGTGCTACAAAAATAG GTAAAGAAAGCTGTTTTGAACGAATTATCTCTCGATTTGGAAAGAAGGTCACCTACGTGGTGATTGGAGATGGCCGTGATGAAGAATTGGCAGCCAAGCAG